In Acinetobacter sp. TGL-Y2, a genomic segment contains:
- a CDS encoding DUF3108 domain-containing protein — translation MAVLQLKTLSLIAGVTSAVLLTGYSSQTLAMSPFQASYQFAYNGKNLGSATRTLSQSGNNWSYVFVAKAGGLASATETSKFSMNNNQIVSSSFSRTSKVLVHNNTMSIKFNPAAKTITTSKDKENRSFAWKAGVLDELNAELQIREDLKGSGLKSNYLLADANEIESRKFIKQGSEKIKTNYGTFDTVKVVMKHDKPGRETIFWLAPKLDYLPVKVTHQDKKSSYGLLLTSYKGMSK, via the coding sequence ATGGCAGTTCTGCAGTTGAAAACCTTAAGTCTTATTGCAGGCGTGACTAGCGCTGTATTACTGACGGGCTATTCAAGTCAAACGCTTGCCATGAGTCCATTCCAAGCCAGCTATCAATTTGCCTACAATGGTAAAAACCTAGGTTCTGCGACGCGTACACTGTCTCAATCTGGCAACAATTGGTCTTATGTGTTTGTGGCAAAAGCCGGGGGGCTTGCCTCTGCCACTGAAACCAGTAAATTCAGCATGAATAACAATCAAATTGTGTCGAGTAGTTTTAGCCGTACCAGCAAAGTCTTGGTGCATAACAACACCATGAGCATTAAATTCAACCCTGCGGCGAAAACCATCACCACCAGTAAAGATAAAGAGAATAGATCCTTTGCTTGGAAAGCTGGGGTGTTGGATGAATTAAACGCAGAATTACAAATCCGTGAAGATCTAAAAGGCTCAGGTTTAAAATCTAATTATTTATTGGCAGATGCCAATGAAATTGAGTCACGTAAGTTCATCAAACAAGGCTCAGAAAAAATCAAAACCAACTACGGCACCTTTGATACCGTTAAAGTGGTCATGAAACATGATAAGCCGGGTCGGGAAACCATTTTCTGGTTAGCGCCTAAACTGGACTATCTGCCAGTCAAGGTCACCCATCAAGATAAGAAGTCTTCTTATGGATTATTGTTGACCAGCTACAAGGGAATGAGTAAATAA
- a CDS encoding xanthine phosphoribosyltransferase, whose product MHALEQKILNEGIVLSDQVLKVDSFLNHQIDPVMMQQIGQEFARLFKDAGITKIITIEASGIAPAVMAGLELGVPVIFARKYQSLTLKDDLYRSKVFSFTKQIESTIAISKKHISAQDKVLVIDDFLANGQAALGLADLIHQADASVVGIGIVIEKAFQPGRDLLLEKGYRVESLARVKSLANSTVEFVRD is encoded by the coding sequence GTGCACGCACTAGAACAGAAAATCTTAAACGAAGGTATCGTTCTATCTGATCAGGTTTTAAAAGTTGATTCTTTTTTAAACCACCAAATTGACCCCGTCATGATGCAGCAAATTGGACAAGAATTTGCACGTTTATTTAAAGATGCGGGCATCACCAAAATTATTACGATCGAAGCGTCAGGTATTGCTCCTGCAGTCATGGCAGGCTTAGAACTTGGCGTTCCTGTTATTTTTGCGCGTAAGTATCAGTCTTTAACCTTAAAAGATGATCTTTACCGTTCAAAAGTGTTCTCGTTCACCAAACAAATTGAAAGCACGATTGCGATTTCTAAAAAGCACATCTCTGCGCAAGATAAAGTCCTTGTGATTGATGACTTCTTGGCCAATGGTCAAGCTGCCCTAGGTTTAGCGGATTTAATTCATCAAGCGGATGCCTCAGTCGTCGGTATTGGTATCGTGATTGAAAAAGCATTTCAACCAGGTCGTGATCTGTTGCTTGAAAAAGGCTACCGCGTAGAGTCTTTGGCTCGCGTCAAGTCTTTGGCAAACAGTACTGTAGAATTCGTTCGCGACTAA
- the wrbA gene encoding NAD(P)H:quinone oxidoreductase yields the protein MQPYVLVLYYSKYGATKKMAHLIADGIEASGMQAKIRTVPNLTTVVTQAEASIPEEGDIYCTLEDLQHCSGLALGSPTRFGNMASEMKYFLDQTTSLWLNGALHHKPACVFSSSGSMHGGQESTLLTMLPPLFHHGMMILGLTNAHPALSNTKTGGTPYGATHVSGPRHDLGLSADEKMLCIEQGKRLGTIAQQLQVK from the coding sequence ATGCAACCTTATGTTCTTGTTCTCTATTACAGTAAATATGGCGCGACTAAAAAAATGGCGCATTTGATTGCAGATGGAATTGAAGCATCAGGTATGCAAGCTAAAATTCGCACTGTACCGAATCTCACCACCGTGGTGACTCAGGCAGAAGCCAGTATTCCTGAAGAGGGGGATATTTATTGCACTTTGGAAGACTTACAGCACTGTTCAGGCTTGGCACTCGGTTCACCAACTCGATTTGGCAATATGGCATCTGAGATGAAGTATTTCTTAGATCAGACCACCAGTCTTTGGCTTAATGGCGCTTTACATCATAAGCCTGCATGTGTGTTCAGTTCATCTGGTTCAATGCATGGCGGTCAAGAAAGCACCTTGCTGACCATGTTACCGCCTCTGTTTCATCATGGCATGATGATTTTGGGGTTAACCAATGCACATCCTGCATTGTCGAATACCAAAACAGGCGGGACGCCGTATGGGGCAACGCATGTCAGTGGTCCACGTCATGATTTAGGCTTAAGTGCAGATGAAAAAATGCTGTGTATAGAGCAAGGGAAGCGTTTAGGCACTATTGCGCAACAGCTACAAGTCAAATAA
- a CDS encoding YihY family inner membrane protein, whose amino-acid sequence MMQLLKKLPFYNKTWFQFIIFVIRRFEANSCREQAGSLTYTTLFAVVPMLTVFLVIISSIKALEPARQQLQQLIYSNFLPKTSIAFDKALNAFTDNSSNLTIIGVLFLFVTTVMMLTSIETAFNKIWRVKETRNGIVGFMRYWTIISLGPILLGSAFVISSTLASLNVLSNNFAGYEVNGAALLWVISLGLTVFGFFTLYWTIPNRSVPIRSAIIAAVFSAVTFELLKNLFGFVMTNFTSYQLVYGAFAAVPIFLLWIFLSWNVVLLGVEISYALTAFHTGKTQTRHPVLMLLDMLELFYQKQKDGKSVTDEEALNILGRGEIGRWPAYVRLLEQQNIIKRTESDQYVLVRNLDHLDFWSFYKSLPYTLPNKEDVGHIHEDDVWMQRIGPALVESDDYLAAKLSIPLSTILDQK is encoded by the coding sequence ATGATGCAATTACTCAAAAAGCTCCCTTTCTATAATAAAACTTGGTTTCAATTCATTATTTTCGTCATTAGACGTTTTGAAGCGAACAGTTGTAGAGAGCAAGCGGGATCATTGACCTACACCACGTTGTTCGCGGTCGTCCCCATGCTGACGGTTTTTTTAGTAATTATCTCGTCAATCAAAGCCTTAGAGCCTGCACGTCAACAATTACAGCAGCTGATTTACAGTAATTTTTTGCCGAAAACCAGTATCGCTTTTGACAAAGCTTTAAATGCCTTTACCGATAATTCGAGTAATTTAACCATTATTGGTGTGCTGTTCTTATTTGTCACTACGGTGATGATGCTGACCAGTATTGAAACCGCCTTTAATAAAATCTGGCGCGTCAAGGAAACGCGAAATGGCATTGTGGGCTTTATGCGTTATTGGACTATTATCTCACTCGGTCCTATTTTGCTCGGTAGTGCGTTTGTGATTTCGTCAACCCTGGCATCATTAAATGTATTGAGCAATAATTTCGCAGGCTATGAGGTCAACGGCGCTGCGCTGTTATGGGTGATTTCTTTGGGTTTAACCGTGTTTGGATTTTTCACCTTATATTGGACAATTCCTAACCGATCAGTGCCTATACGTTCAGCCATAATAGCTGCGGTCTTTAGTGCCGTGACCTTTGAATTGCTCAAAAATTTGTTTGGTTTTGTCATGACCAACTTCACCAGTTATCAGCTGGTGTATGGCGCGTTTGCCGCAGTTCCCATATTCCTTCTGTGGATTTTTCTGTCTTGGAACGTGGTGCTTTTAGGTGTTGAAATTAGCTATGCATTGACCGCTTTTCATACCGGCAAAACCCAAACCCGCCATCCTGTGTTAATGCTGCTTGATATGCTAGAGCTGTTTTATCAAAAGCAAAAAGACGGCAAATCCGTGACCGATGAAGAAGCCTTAAATATTTTAGGACGCGGCGAAATTGGACGCTGGCCGGCCTATGTACGTTTACTCGAACAGCAAAATATTATTAAGCGGACTGAAAGTGATCAATATGTATTAGTGAGAAATTTAGATCATCTGGATTTTTGGTCATTTTATAAATCCCTGCCTTATACTTTGCCCAACAAAGAAGATGTCGGACATATTCATGAAGATGATGTCTGGATGCAGCGTATTGGCCCAGCACTGGTTGAATCTGATGACTACTTAGCGGCCAAACTATCGATTCCGCTATCGACTATTTTGGATCAGAAATAA
- the yddG gene encoding aromatic amino acid DMT transporter YddG — translation MQWGNHYTWLGLSSILIWASLVGIVKLVTEVLSPVQGVALIYTFSAVFILVVTGLPRIAQMSKVYLLGCGALFVAYEILFLVSIALSQNRDQVMVIAMINYLWPPLMIVFSILLKQLNFHWCVGIGFLLAILGLMLVVNPDILNSDQLILILKQNPIAYLFALVGALLWPIYSILTKKYAQGQNGVPLFFTVTVVLLWLVHGVLNEPFVMPSLQLWLTVAVLGGLIGIAYSNWNQSMQYGHMKILIVATYFMPILSTVMSMLILGVYPQLSFWLGTGLVSLGAIICWKSTASIE, via the coding sequence ATGCAATGGGGAAATCATTACACCTGGCTCGGCCTCTCATCGATTCTGATTTGGGCAAGTTTGGTCGGTATAGTCAAACTCGTGACTGAAGTGTTAAGCCCTGTGCAAGGCGTGGCTTTGATTTATACCTTTAGTGCAGTGTTTATTCTGGTAGTCACGGGATTGCCTCGAATTGCTCAAATGTCAAAAGTCTATCTGCTGGGCTGTGGCGCTTTATTTGTTGCCTACGAAATTCTGTTTTTGGTGTCGATTGCACTGTCTCAAAACCGAGATCAAGTCATGGTGATTGCCATGATCAATTATCTATGGCCCCCCCTGATGATTGTGTTTTCTATTCTGCTTAAACAATTGAATTTTCACTGGTGTGTCGGCATTGGATTTCTCTTGGCAATTTTGGGCCTTATGTTGGTGGTAAACCCCGATATTTTAAATTCAGATCAATTGATCTTGATTTTAAAGCAAAACCCGATTGCCTATCTTTTTGCATTGGTAGGGGCTTTGCTTTGGCCCATTTACAGTATTTTGACTAAAAAATATGCACAAGGTCAAAATGGCGTTCCACTCTTCTTTACTGTCACTGTGGTTTTGCTGTGGCTGGTACATGGCGTGTTAAATGAACCCTTTGTGATGCCTAGTCTGCAACTCTGGCTCACAGTGGCGGTGCTCGGAGGACTGATTGGGATTGCTTACAGCAATTGGAACCAAAGTATGCAATATGGCCATATGAAGATCTTGATTGTGGCGACTTATTTTATGCCAATTCTCTCGACCGTCATGTCAATGTTGATTCTTGGAGTTTATCCTCAATTGAGTTTTTGGCTGGGCACGGGCTTGGTGAGCTTAGGCGCAATCATTTGTTGGAAATCGACAGCTTCAATTGAATGA
- a CDS encoding fumarylacetoacetate hydrolase family protein, which yields MSQGPSKIVCVGRSYADHAKELGNAVPDQPVLFIKPPSSLISLSQAISWNPAWGNCHHECELSLRIDRPLKGETDPVKAIEAIGAVTLGLDLTLRDLQDALKNKGQPWERAKAFDGSCVLADWVDVSEVSDWNNIHYSLEVNDVVRQKGDTALLIFEIGALLAEISQVFSLDVGDVVMTGTPAGVAALNAGDQLKMTLKGQTQDFVWHTSVQA from the coding sequence ATGAGTCAAGGTCCATCAAAAATTGTATGTGTCGGTCGTAGCTATGCAGACCATGCAAAAGAGTTAGGAAATGCTGTTCCGGATCAGCCTGTTTTATTTATTAAGCCACCAAGCAGTCTAATTTCATTGAGTCAAGCCATTTCATGGAACCCAGCTTGGGGCAATTGTCATCATGAATGCGAACTGAGTTTGCGTATTGATCGACCATTAAAAGGAGAGACTGACCCTGTTAAAGCCATTGAAGCGATTGGCGCGGTGACTTTAGGTTTAGATTTAACTTTGCGTGATTTACAAGATGCACTTAAAAATAAAGGTCAGCCTTGGGAACGTGCTAAAGCCTTTGATGGGTCTTGCGTGTTGGCGGATTGGGTGGATGTTAGTGAAGTCTCCGACTGGAACAATATTCATTACAGCTTAGAGGTGAATGATGTGGTGCGTCAAAAAGGTGATACTGCATTACTGATCTTTGAGATTGGTGCATTACTGGCAGAGATTAGCCAAGTGTTTAGTTTAGACGTAGGTGATGTGGTGATGACAGGTACGCCAGCGGGTGTGGCTGCATTGAACGCAGGGGATCAACTGAAAATGACGCTTAAAGGTCAGACGCAAGATTTTGTGTGGCATACCTCGGTACAAGCTTAG